One part of the Rhodococcus oxybenzonivorans genome encodes these proteins:
- a CDS encoding SAF domain-containing protein encodes MSRNPARNRVTRAHRSLGPSWFDRLSDLTHPSWARTLVARRVAAAGLACLAVALGLRGDPDSAHSPVVVAVRDLQPGRILVDTDLEVRQLEVRSLPDGAVTALSDVSGRTLASPARAGETLTDVRVLGPRLAATAAGIEDARIVPVRLADPAVAELLREGDRVDVLTVDSDTPAHSGRPQNATVLASDAVVVLVTPSGNGRDQRDRVVMLALPATEATTVAAASLTNAITVTFQ; translated from the coding sequence ATGTCACGCAACCCCGCCCGGAATCGGGTCACCCGGGCGCACCGAAGCCTCGGTCCTTCCTGGTTCGATCGCCTGTCCGACCTCACCCACCCGAGCTGGGCACGCACCCTCGTCGCACGACGCGTAGCAGCAGCCGGTCTGGCGTGCCTCGCCGTCGCGCTCGGACTTCGCGGCGACCCCGACTCTGCTCACTCTCCCGTCGTGGTCGCTGTGCGCGATCTTCAACCGGGACGAATCCTCGTCGACACCGATCTCGAGGTACGGCAACTCGAAGTGCGGAGCCTTCCCGACGGAGCCGTCACCGCGCTGTCGGATGTCAGTGGTCGCACACTCGCCAGCCCAGCTCGCGCAGGCGAAACGCTCACGGACGTGCGAGTGCTGGGACCACGCCTGGCAGCGACGGCCGCGGGTATCGAGGATGCGCGCATAGTCCCGGTTCGCCTCGCTGATCCGGCGGTGGCGGAACTTCTCAGGGAAGGTGATCGCGTCGATGTCCTGACCGTCGACTCGGACACACCAGCACACTCGGGTCGGCCGCAGAATGCCACCGTGTTGGCCTCCGACGCCGTCGTCGTACTGGTCACTCCGTCGGGGAACGGCCGTGACCAGCGTGATCGCGTGGTGATGCTGGCCCTGCCGGCAACCGAAGCCACCACGGTGGCCGCTGCATCGCTCACCAATGCGATCACCGTGACATTCCAGTGA
- a CDS encoding GNAT family N-acetyltransferase: MTQHPGWPPHLGPLRVNGGVVTVRAIRLRDAAAWSRLRIRDRAHLEPWEPTGEAPWDARHHISGWPGLCSSLRSEARKGRMLPMAIELDGNFCGQITIGNVVRGALRSAWIGYWVASDVNGLGVATGALALGLDHAFGPVGLHRIEATVRPENLASQAVLRNVGFREEGLLKRYLDVDGQWRDHILVGMTVEDVMGTVADSLVRSGKATWA, encoded by the coding sequence ATGACCCAGCATCCGGGCTGGCCGCCGCACCTCGGCCCACTCCGCGTCAACGGCGGGGTGGTAACCGTGCGTGCCATCAGACTGCGCGACGCCGCAGCGTGGAGTCGGCTGCGCATCCGTGACCGTGCCCATCTCGAGCCGTGGGAACCGACCGGCGAAGCGCCATGGGATGCGCGGCACCATATTTCGGGGTGGCCGGGACTGTGCAGCAGCCTGCGCTCCGAGGCGCGTAAGGGTCGCATGTTGCCGATGGCGATCGAGCTCGACGGAAACTTCTGCGGGCAGATCACGATCGGCAATGTGGTTCGCGGTGCGTTGCGCTCGGCGTGGATCGGGTACTGGGTGGCCAGCGACGTCAACGGACTCGGCGTGGCCACGGGAGCCCTCGCGCTGGGGCTGGATCACGCGTTCGGTCCGGTGGGACTGCATCGCATCGAGGCCACCGTGCGCCCGGAAAATCTGGCGAGTCAGGCGGTGCTCCGCAACGTCGGATTTCGTGAAGAGGGTCTCTTGAAGAGGTACCTCGACGTCGACGGCCAGTGGCGTGACCACATCCTGGTCGGCATGACGGTCGAGGACGTGATGGGAACTGTCGCCGATTCCCTCGTCCGCAGCGGCAAAGCGACATGGGCGTAA
- a CDS encoding FmdB family zinc ribbon protein → MPTYSYACTECDNRFDIVQSFSDNSLTVCPACSGKLRKLFNSVGIVFKGSGFYRTDSRGSSGAASEPAKTESAPAAKAESSSTASSSSTSTATAAPAKAAAS, encoded by the coding sequence GTGCCCACTTATTCATACGCGTGCACGGAATGCGATAACCGCTTCGACATCGTTCAGTCGTTCAGCGACAATTCGCTGACCGTCTGCCCTGCATGCTCGGGCAAGCTTCGCAAGCTGTTCAACTCCGTCGGAATCGTCTTCAAGGGCAGCGGTTTCTACCGCACCGACAGCCGCGGATCCTCGGGAGCCGCCAGCGAGCCCGCCAAGACCGAGTCCGCGCCCGCCGCGAAGGCGGAAAGTTCGTCAACGGCGTCTTCTAGCTCGACGAGCACCGCGACCGCTGCGCCGGCCAAGGCTGCAGCCAGCTAA
- a CDS encoding UTP--glucose-1-phosphate uridylyltransferase has translation MTDAVPHTNSAFRTAVVPAAGMGTRFLPATKTVPKELLPVVDTPGIELVAGEAADSGAGRLVIVTSPGKDGVVAHFVEDLVLESKLKESGKYHLLEKVRKAPGLLEVESVVQDQPLGLGHAVSCAESVLDDDEDAIAVLLPDDLVMPRGVLETMARVRHKRGGTVLCAIDVPKDQVSSYGVFEVETVPDAVNPDVLKVTGMVEKPAIEDAPSTFAAAGRYILDRDIFDALRRIEPGAGGELQLTDAIALLIKDGHPVHVVVHRGTRHDLGNPGGYIRAAVDFALNSDEYGPSLREWLTDRLKRADS, from the coding sequence ATGACAGATGCCGTTCCGCACACCAACAGCGCCTTTCGCACGGCGGTCGTGCCCGCAGCAGGAATGGGTACCCGATTCCTGCCGGCGACCAAGACCGTGCCGAAAGAGCTGCTCCCGGTGGTCGATACCCCGGGTATCGAGCTCGTCGCCGGTGAAGCTGCTGATTCCGGGGCCGGACGCCTCGTGATCGTGACGTCGCCGGGCAAGGACGGTGTGGTTGCCCACTTCGTCGAGGATCTCGTCCTCGAGAGCAAGCTGAAGGAGAGCGGCAAGTATCACCTTCTCGAGAAGGTTCGGAAGGCTCCAGGCCTCCTCGAAGTCGAATCCGTCGTCCAGGATCAGCCTCTCGGGCTCGGTCACGCCGTCAGCTGCGCAGAATCGGTGCTCGACGACGACGAGGACGCCATCGCAGTACTCCTGCCCGACGACCTGGTGATGCCCCGGGGCGTACTGGAGACCATGGCCCGGGTGCGCCACAAACGCGGCGGCACCGTCCTGTGCGCGATCGATGTACCCAAGGATCAGGTCAGCTCCTACGGCGTCTTCGAGGTCGAAACGGTGCCTGATGCCGTCAACCCGGACGTCCTCAAGGTCACCGGAATGGTGGAGAAGCCTGCCATCGAGGACGCGCCCTCGACCTTCGCGGCAGCCGGCCGCTACATCCTCGACCGGGACATCTTCGACGCCTTGCGCCGTATCGAACCGGGAGCGGGTGGTGAACTGCAACTCACCGACGCCATCGCCCTCCTCATCAAGGACGGCCATCCCGTGCACGTGGTCGTGCACCGCGGAACGAGACACGACCTCGGAAATCCCGGCGGGTACATCCGCGCTGCTGTTGACTTTGCCTTGAACAGCGACGAGTACGGCCCGTCGCTGCGTGAATGGCTGACCGACCGATTGAAGCGGGCGGATTCCTAG
- a CDS encoding ImmA/IrrE family metallo-endopeptidase — protein sequence MAGSRSHRRVAAAVDAVCDAAARAEAVSLGDVVDAVARERQRPIELDFTTPMAPGVCGQRRAYPDRDVIVLAPGLPDVDRTLAHELGHIVFRHEGAEIVAATLEAGDDLIAYMLSQRSRMRGGEQTSGDVAEWEAETFASMLLLQLRTMKGRGTPVSVLRYDEAIG from the coding sequence GTGGCAGGAAGCCGTTCTCATCGACGGGTGGCAGCAGCCGTGGATGCGGTCTGTGACGCTGCCGCCCGGGCAGAAGCGGTCTCACTCGGGGATGTCGTAGATGCAGTTGCCCGCGAACGGCAGCGTCCCATCGAACTCGACTTCACGACGCCGATGGCGCCGGGCGTCTGTGGTCAGCGACGTGCATACCCCGACAGGGACGTCATCGTGCTCGCCCCGGGACTTCCCGACGTCGACCGCACTCTTGCACATGAACTGGGGCACATCGTGTTTCGGCATGAGGGTGCCGAGATCGTCGCGGCAACGCTCGAGGCCGGCGACGACTTGATCGCGTACATGCTCAGTCAGCGCTCGCGAATGCGTGGCGGCGAGCAGACTTCCGGTGACGTGGCGGAGTGGGAGGCCGAGACGTTCGCATCGATGTTGCTCCTGCAGCTCAGGACGATGAAGGGCAGGGGAACGCCGGTGTCGGTGCTCCGCTACGACGAGGCGATCGGCTGA
- a CDS encoding cell surface protein, whose translation MAARRVIRNLIMLGLALAFLSVLGWGTFSVFPSTASADPDVGGGSTHPGVGSHPCEGYHDCGHNPHTTEPSETSEPSETTEPSETTDPPETTEPSETSEPSTPPAPQVVVPPYGHLPSDPVPNITRPDTSSDPESGDGGVAVGVPPASGSGPEGPGPGTSPGGPQGPPAADAPPHSNGTSLPGDAAEENAPAQDPVRPGVRPAPAAVPDSAPPAVAPVVHSEPLPAFAVLGGVGLLLGCAGGAGALTFKGARAQQARIAAARAEFFPPAPTGGM comes from the coding sequence GTGGCAGCACGTCGTGTGATCCGGAACCTGATCATGCTGGGGCTCGCGCTGGCCTTTCTCTCCGTTCTCGGATGGGGCACTTTCTCAGTGTTCCCGTCGACCGCATCTGCAGATCCCGACGTCGGCGGCGGCTCGACGCATCCAGGTGTGGGGTCACACCCGTGCGAGGGATATCACGACTGCGGCCATAACCCCCACACCACCGAGCCTTCCGAAACGTCCGAGCCATCCGAAACTACCGAGCCATCCGAAACCACCGATCCTCCGGAGACGACGGAGCCGTCCGAGACCAGCGAGCCGTCGACTCCTCCCGCTCCACAGGTGGTCGTTCCCCCGTACGGGCACCTGCCGTCGGACCCGGTACCGAACATCACCCGTCCCGACACGTCGAGCGATCCCGAATCCGGCGACGGAGGTGTGGCAGTAGGTGTACCCCCTGCGTCGGGAAGTGGACCGGAAGGTCCCGGGCCTGGCACCTCGCCGGGAGGTCCCCAGGGCCCGCCGGCGGCGGACGCGCCACCACACTCCAATGGAACGAGCCTTCCCGGCGATGCGGCCGAGGAGAACGCACCAGCGCAGGACCCAGTGCGGCCCGGCGTGCGACCGGCACCCGCCGCAGTTCCGGACTCCGCACCGCCGGCAGTCGCGCCGGTCGTTCATAGTGAGCCACTACCTGCGTTTGCAGTGCTCGGCGGTGTGGGACTTCTTCTCGGCTGCGCGGGTGGGGCCGGTGCGCTGACCTTCAAGGGTGCGCGCGCACAGCAGGCGCGCATCGCGGCCGCCCGGGCGGAGTTCTTCCCGCCGGCACCTACGGGAGGGATGTAG
- a CDS encoding MspA family porin, whose translation MNSKTLRHGAKAAGVVAAATVAIGLLSTGAANADTFVPLQDGEITQTLLDGTVVTVRQTGNTANISPSMGSTPLHRNVWTSGTIDVSINGGTAKGGSIDAGYIVACQLNFGGEVGGEAGASLVPSEVVGAAAGGDPASIPVEGGAGSGVSIGPGKATNVPILDIEYTDDYGAEAHKSSFSFKGNSGGFSYADETFGVSGCAGYAQARSYAKVSVSTESVDGTVTLWGQPFSLG comes from the coding sequence ATGAACAGCAAGACCCTGCGCCACGGCGCCAAGGCTGCCGGCGTGGTCGCCGCGGCCACCGTCGCGATCGGCCTCCTTTCCACCGGTGCGGCCAATGCCGATACCTTCGTTCCGTTGCAGGACGGCGAGATCACGCAGACGCTGCTCGACGGCACCGTGGTGACCGTGCGTCAGACCGGTAACACGGCGAACATCAGCCCGTCGATGGGTTCGACTCCGTTGCACCGCAACGTGTGGACGTCGGGCACGATCGATGTGTCGATCAACGGTGGCACCGCCAAGGGCGGCAGCATCGATGCCGGTTACATCGTGGCGTGCCAGTTGAACTTCGGTGGCGAGGTCGGCGGTGAGGCCGGTGCGTCGCTCGTTCCGTCCGAGGTCGTCGGTGCGGCTGCCGGTGGCGATCCCGCCAGCATCCCGGTCGAGGGTGGTGCCGGTAGCGGCGTCTCGATCGGTCCCGGTAAGGCCACCAACGTGCCGATCCTCGACATCGAGTACACCGATGACTATGGCGCCGAGGCTCACAAGAGCAGCTTCAGCTTCAAGGGCAACAGCGGCGGCTTCTCCTACGCGGACGAGACGTTCGGTGTGTCCGGTTGCGCCGGTTACGCCCAGGCTCGTTCCTACGCCAAGGTCAGTGTCTCGACCGAGTCGGTCGACGGCACCGTCACCCTGTGGGGACAGCCCTTCAGCCTCGGCTGA
- a CDS encoding DUF2630 family protein: MDNEEIEKRIQALVEQEHELRAQLQDSELAPEEERAQLAALETSLDQCWDLLRRRRARLDAGQNPDEASVRPASEVEDYLQ, from the coding sequence GTGGACAACGAAGAGATCGAAAAGCGTATTCAGGCTCTCGTCGAGCAGGAGCACGAACTGCGGGCGCAGTTGCAGGACAGCGAGCTGGCCCCCGAGGAGGAACGCGCACAGCTGGCCGCGTTGGAAACCTCACTCGATCAGTGCTGGGATCTTCTGCGCCGACGCCGGGCTCGTCTCGACGCAGGACAGAACCCGGACGAGGCCTCGGTCCGTCCGGCGTCGGAGGTCGAGGACTACCTCCAGTAG
- a CDS encoding MspA family porin has translation MNSKTLRHGAKAAGVVAAATVAIGLLSTGAANADTFVPLQDGEITQTLLDGTVVTVRQTGNTANISPSMGSTPLHRNVWTSGTIDVSINGGTAKGGSIDAGYIVACQLNFGGEVGGEAGASLVPSEVVGAAAGGDPASIPVEGGAGSGVSIGPGKATNVPILDIEYTDEYGAEAHKSSFSFKGNSGGFSYADETFGVSGCAGYAQARSYAKVSVSTESVDGTVTLWGQPFSLG, from the coding sequence ATGAACAGCAAGACCCTGCGCCACGGCGCCAAGGCTGCCGGCGTGGTCGCCGCGGCCACCGTCGCGATCGGCCTCCTTTCCACCGGTGCGGCCAATGCCGATACCTTCGTTCCGTTGCAGGACGGCGAGATCACGCAGACGCTGCTCGACGGCACCGTGGTGACCGTGCGTCAGACCGGTAACACGGCGAACATCAGCCCGTCGATGGGTTCGACTCCGTTGCACCGCAACGTGTGGACGTCGGGCACGATCGATGTGTCGATCAACGGTGGCACCGCCAAGGGCGGCAGCATCGATGCCGGTTACATCGTGGCGTGCCAGTTGAACTTCGGTGGCGAGGTCGGCGGTGAGGCCGGTGCGTCGCTCGTTCCGTCCGAGGTCGTCGGTGCGGCTGCCGGTGGCGATCCCGCCAGCATCCCGGTCGAGGGTGGTGCCGGTAGCGGCGTCTCGATCGGTCCCGGTAAGGCCACCAACGTGCCGATCCTCGACATCGAGTACACCGATGAGTATGGCGCCGAGGCTCACAAGAGCAGCTTCAGCTTCAAGGGCAACAGCGGCGGCTTCTCCTACGCGGACGAGACGTTCGGTGTGTCCGGTTGCGCCGGTTACGCCCAGGCTCGTTCCTACGCCAAGGTGAGTGTCTCGACCGAGTCGGTCGACGGCACCGTCACCCTGTGGGGACAGCCCTTCAGCCTCGGCTGA
- the mscL gene encoding large conductance mechanosensitive channel protein MscL, translating to MLKGFKDFLLRGNVLDLAVAVVVGAAFTAIVTSFTNNVINPLIAVAGGANDLGWGYQVLSDNPATFINVGAVITAVINFVIIAAVVYFILIVPANAAKKRFITEPADKKASEADLLIQIRDILEASLETDSSGTTAGGAHSMPADKAANLEETRR from the coding sequence ATGCTCAAGGGATTCAAGGACTTCCTGCTTCGGGGGAACGTCCTCGACCTCGCCGTCGCAGTAGTCGTCGGGGCCGCGTTCACCGCCATCGTGACCTCGTTCACCAACAACGTGATCAACCCGCTCATCGCAGTCGCGGGTGGAGCCAACGATCTCGGGTGGGGCTACCAGGTCCTCTCGGACAACCCCGCAACCTTCATCAATGTCGGGGCCGTGATCACTGCCGTCATCAACTTCGTGATCATCGCGGCGGTGGTCTACTTCATCCTCATCGTTCCTGCCAACGCCGCGAAGAAACGGTTCATCACCGAACCCGCCGACAAGAAGGCAAGCGAGGCCGACCTGTTGATTCAGATTCGCGACATCCTCGAGGCGAGCCTCGAAACCGACTCCTCGGGAACCACTGCCGGCGGCGCGCATTCCATGCCCGCGGACAAGGCGGCGAACCTGGAGGAGACACGCCGATAA
- the glpR gene encoding gephyrin-like molybdotransferase receptor GlpR: MPNSFLWIGLVVVWLFVLVPMLVNNRPRIRQTSDAALATRVLHRGDERPVQRGPAAGHRSDPYWQPEPDHYGYDAEDLVDTHADEDDLDTGRAPVGDYVPVRRGRGGFDPEADAIAREARYAFRQRSVLGLVFGTIMSAALALIIAPVMWWIFVAGVVGLVGYLAYLRRQVQIEQEIRRRRTARLNRSRLGVESRSDEELRLIPARLRRPGAVVLEVDDEDPEFDHLERFDDERMQHATMRRAAGE, encoded by the coding sequence ATGCCGAACTCGTTTCTCTGGATCGGGCTCGTCGTCGTGTGGCTCTTCGTCCTGGTCCCGATGCTGGTCAACAACCGCCCCCGGATCCGGCAAACCAGTGACGCTGCCCTCGCAACGCGCGTGCTGCACCGCGGTGACGAGCGCCCCGTGCAGCGCGGTCCCGCGGCAGGACACCGCAGCGACCCGTACTGGCAACCGGAACCGGACCACTACGGCTACGACGCGGAGGACCTTGTGGATACTCACGCAGACGAAGACGATCTCGACACCGGCCGGGCCCCGGTCGGTGACTACGTGCCGGTGCGACGTGGGCGTGGTGGCTTCGACCCGGAGGCCGATGCGATCGCGCGGGAGGCCCGATACGCCTTCCGTCAGCGCTCGGTGCTCGGCCTCGTGTTCGGCACGATTATGTCCGCGGCGCTCGCGCTGATCATTGCCCCGGTGATGTGGTGGATTTTCGTGGCCGGCGTCGTCGGCCTCGTCGGTTATCTCGCCTACCTCCGCCGTCAGGTCCAGATCGAGCAGGAGATCCGGAGGCGCAGAACCGCGCGGCTCAATCGCTCCCGGCTGGGGGTCGAGTCCCGTAGCGACGAGGAACTGCGTCTCATCCCCGCCCGGCTGCGGCGTCCGGGCGCCGTTGTGCTCGAAGTAGACGACGAGGACCCCGAGTTCGATCATCTCGAGCGCTTCGACGACGAGCGTATGCAGCACGCCACGATGCGTCGTGCCGCCGGTGAATAG
- a CDS encoding 5-formyltetrahydrofolate cyclo-ligase: MQARSKTEWREQVLSGRRALDSGVRAAEDRALAELVTVGVAGDSVVCAYVPTALEPGSVDLLDALASSVRRVLVPVTRGPGPLFWSEYTGARQLVDAPYGLLEPTGAVLAPEEIRTAEIVFVPALAVDRRGVRLGRGAGFYDRTLGLATPQTRLITVVRDEELVAELPEDPHDVRMGWALTPGSGLVRLGEDIESGPGRNAAE; encoded by the coding sequence ATGCAGGCGCGAAGCAAGACCGAGTGGCGGGAACAGGTACTTTCCGGCCGACGTGCACTGGACTCGGGCGTGCGAGCGGCCGAAGATCGGGCACTCGCCGAACTGGTCACAGTCGGTGTCGCGGGCGATTCGGTGGTCTGTGCTTACGTTCCCACGGCACTCGAGCCGGGGTCGGTGGATCTGCTCGACGCCCTCGCCAGCAGCGTTCGACGCGTCCTCGTTCCTGTCACCCGCGGTCCCGGGCCGCTGTTCTGGTCCGAATACACCGGTGCCCGGCAGCTGGTCGATGCACCGTACGGCCTGCTCGAGCCGACGGGAGCCGTCCTCGCTCCCGAAGAAATCCGGACGGCCGAGATCGTGTTCGTGCCCGCTCTGGCAGTCGATCGGCGCGGCGTCCGCCTCGGGCGCGGAGCCGGCTTCTACGACCGCACGCTCGGACTCGCGACACCGCAGACTCGTCTGATCACGGTGGTCCGCGACGAAGAACTGGTGGCCGAACTCCCTGAAGATCCTCATGACGTGCGGATGGGCTGGGCACTGACACCGGGTTCCGGACTCGTCCGCCTGGGCGAGGACATCGAGTCCGGCCCGGGAAGAAATGCCGCGGAATAA
- the glp gene encoding gephyrin-like molybdotransferase Glp — MRSVEEQQTIVTAAAVAPRPVRVAISEAQGLLCAEEVVTERPLPGFDQAAIDGYAVRSVDVQAAGTDLRDDDGAPVELTLPVVGEVSAGSRQPIRLQPRQAVKVDTGAPLPTLADAVLPLDRTDSGRARVKIYKPVRSGDYVRRAGDDVQPGDVAVRAGTIIGAAQVGLLAAVGRDKVLVHPRPRLSVISVGGELVDVDRTPGPGQVYDVNSYALAAAARDAGADVNRVGIASADARRLREVVEGQLIRSEIVVIAGAVGGGASEDVRDALADLGNLEVDRVAMHPGSVQGFGQLGRDEVPTFLLPSNPVSALVVFEVMVRPLIRIALGRRQPMRRVVTARTVAPITSIEDRKGFLRGQLMRDEATGEYLVQALGGAPGASSHLLATLAEANCLVLIDPEVTEVRTGDQVDVAFLAQRG; from the coding sequence ATGCGGTCGGTCGAGGAGCAACAGACCATTGTGACCGCGGCTGCGGTGGCGCCGCGGCCGGTCCGGGTCGCGATCTCCGAAGCGCAGGGACTGCTGTGTGCCGAGGAAGTGGTCACCGAGCGGCCGCTTCCCGGTTTCGACCAGGCAGCCATCGACGGGTACGCCGTTCGCAGTGTCGATGTCCAGGCCGCCGGGACCGACCTTCGTGACGACGACGGCGCTCCCGTCGAGCTGACTCTTCCCGTCGTGGGGGAAGTGTCGGCCGGCTCCCGGCAGCCCATCCGTCTCCAGCCGCGACAGGCGGTCAAGGTAGACACGGGGGCCCCGCTCCCGACGCTCGCCGACGCAGTGCTGCCGCTCGACCGCACCGACAGCGGCCGCGCACGCGTCAAGATCTACAAACCGGTCCGCTCCGGCGACTACGTGCGCCGTGCGGGCGACGACGTCCAGCCCGGAGATGTCGCCGTGCGGGCCGGCACGATCATCGGAGCGGCTCAGGTCGGACTGCTTGCGGCCGTGGGTCGCGACAAGGTCTTGGTGCACCCACGGCCGCGGTTGTCCGTCATTTCCGTGGGCGGCGAACTCGTCGACGTCGACCGGACCCCTGGGCCCGGTCAGGTATACGACGTCAACTCTTACGCGCTTGCCGCCGCCGCACGTGATGCGGGCGCCGACGTCAATCGCGTCGGCATCGCGAGCGCCGACGCGCGGCGCCTACGCGAGGTGGTCGAGGGGCAACTGATTCGCTCCGAGATCGTGGTGATCGCGGGTGCGGTCGGGGGTGGGGCCTCCGAGGATGTCCGCGACGCACTCGCCGACCTCGGCAATCTCGAGGTCGACCGGGTCGCGATGCATCCCGGGTCGGTGCAGGGATTCGGCCAGCTCGGCCGTGACGAGGTCCCGACCTTTCTTCTCCCGTCGAACCCGGTGAGTGCGCTGGTGGTCTTCGAGGTGATGGTCCGTCCCCTCATCCGGATCGCGCTGGGACGCCGGCAGCCGATGCGCCGCGTCGTCACCGCACGCACTGTCGCACCCATCACGTCGATCGAGGACCGCAAGGGATTCTTGCGGGGCCAGCTCATGCGCGACGAGGCCACCGGTGAGTACCTGGTTCAGGCGCTCGGCGGTGCGCCCGGAGCGTCCTCGCATCTTCTCGCCACGCTCGCCGAAGCCAACTGTCTCGTGCTGATCGACCCGGAAGTCACCGAGGTGCGTACCGGTGACCAGGTGGACGTGGCGTTCCTGGCGCAACGGGGATGA